In Micromonospora sp. LH3U1, one genomic interval encodes:
- a CDS encoding TrmH family RNA methyltransferase, with the protein MTDDQLEVGVGPWPGDPPDDPRYDPQLLAEGDRRNVVDRYRYWRHEAIVADLDRHRHGFHVAIENWQHDFNIGTVVRNANAFNAAEVHIVGRRRWNRRGAMVTDRYQHVRHHETIEEFVAWAAERRLPVFGIDNLPGSRPLETGALPRDCVLLFGQEGPGLSAPARAACDQLYSIAQYGSTRSINAGVASGIAMHAWIRAHADVPPD; encoded by the coding sequence GTGACCGACGACCAGCTTGAGGTGGGTGTGGGCCCCTGGCCGGGGGACCCACCGGACGACCCGCGGTACGACCCGCAGTTGCTGGCCGAGGGGGACCGGCGCAACGTCGTCGACCGCTACCGCTACTGGCGGCACGAGGCGATCGTCGCCGACCTGGACCGGCACCGGCACGGCTTCCACGTAGCGATCGAGAACTGGCAGCACGACTTCAACATCGGCACGGTGGTCCGCAACGCCAACGCGTTCAACGCCGCCGAGGTGCACATCGTCGGACGGCGACGGTGGAACCGGCGCGGTGCCATGGTGACCGATCGCTACCAGCACGTACGGCACCACGAGACGATCGAGGAGTTCGTCGCCTGGGCGGCTGAGCGGCGGCTGCCGGTGTTCGGCATCGACAACCTCCCCGGTTCGCGTCCGCTGGAGACCGGCGCCCTCCCTCGGGACTGCGTGCTGCTGTTCGGCCAGGAGGGACCCGGGCTCTCCGCGCCGGCCCGCGCCGCGTGCGACCAGCTCTACTCCATCGCGCAGTACGGCTCGACGAGGTCGATCAACGCGGGCGTGGCCAGTGGCATCGCCATGCACGCCTGGATTCGCGCTCACGCCGACGTGCCCCCGGACTGA
- a CDS encoding DUF2231 domain-containing protein: MFEEILGLPVHVLVVHAVVVFVPLLAVLSIAYVGLPRWRQRLDWALGLLAVAAPVTAFVAVESGEAFTDALVARGFQGQILDQIFEHSRYGDILFRIVVPLGIAAILLLVATSGHPRVPRLPALVTPVLAVAVVALSIAALVYAYLTGHTGAEAVWSTTL, translated from the coding sequence ATGTTCGAGGAGATCCTGGGTCTACCAGTACACGTCCTGGTGGTCCACGCGGTTGTCGTGTTCGTGCCGCTGCTGGCGGTGCTGTCCATCGCGTACGTGGGGCTGCCGCGGTGGCGGCAGCGGCTGGACTGGGCCCTGGGCCTCCTCGCCGTGGCCGCGCCGGTGACCGCCTTCGTGGCCGTCGAGTCGGGTGAGGCGTTCACCGACGCGCTGGTCGCCCGGGGCTTCCAGGGTCAGATCCTCGACCAGATCTTCGAGCACTCCCGGTACGGCGACATTCTGTTCCGCATCGTGGTGCCGCTCGGGATCGCGGCCATCCTGCTGCTGGTGGCGACCAGCGGACACCCCCGGGTGCCGCGGCTGCCGGCGCTGGTCACCCCGGTGCTGGCGGTGGCGGTGGTGGCGCTGTCGATCGCCGCCCTGGTCTACGCCTATCTGACCGGCCACACCGGCGCCGAGGCCGTCTGGAGCACCACCCTCTGA
- a CDS encoding PHP domain-containing protein, translated as MTSRTGSVPRIDLHTHSTASDGTLTPAELVRAASTAGLDVLAITDHDTTAGWAPAVGALPPGVRLIRGAELSCRWSGAQPAVPLHLLAYLFDPEHPELVAELVRVRAAREERGERIVALLRADGIDVSWPDILAGAGGGTVGRPHIAQALIRAGLVGSTREAFGPDWLGERYRLPKDDIDVFRAIRLVRSAGGVPVFAHPRATRRGRVVPDELIAELAAAGLAGLEADHEDHSPAEREHVRTLAAELGLLVTGSSDFHGTHKTVQLGAFSTSIDAYERIIAEGVTEVASG; from the coding sequence GTGACCTCGCGTACCGGCTCCGTCCCGCGGATCGATCTGCACACCCACTCGACGGCCAGCGACGGCACGCTGACCCCGGCCGAGCTGGTCCGCGCGGCCTCCACGGCCGGACTGGACGTGCTGGCGATCACCGACCACGACACCACCGCCGGCTGGGCGCCGGCCGTGGGCGCGCTGCCGCCGGGAGTACGCCTGATCCGCGGCGCGGAGTTGTCCTGCCGCTGGTCCGGCGCGCAGCCAGCGGTGCCGCTGCACCTGCTGGCGTACCTGTTCGACCCCGAGCACCCGGAACTGGTGGCCGAGCTGGTCCGGGTGCGGGCCGCCCGGGAAGAGCGCGGCGAACGGATCGTGGCGCTGCTGCGCGCCGACGGCATCGACGTGAGCTGGCCGGACATCCTGGCTGGTGCGGGCGGCGGCACCGTGGGCCGCCCGCACATCGCGCAGGCGCTGATCCGGGCCGGCCTGGTCGGCAGTACCCGCGAGGCGTTCGGCCCGGACTGGCTGGGCGAGCGGTACCGGCTCCCCAAGGACGACATCGACGTGTTCCGGGCGATCCGTCTGGTCCGGTCGGCCGGCGGCGTGCCGGTCTTCGCCCATCCTCGGGCCACGCGGCGCGGCCGGGTGGTGCCCGACGAGCTGATCGCCGAGCTGGCCGCCGCCGGGCTGGCCGGGCTCGAGGCCGACCACGAGGACCACAGCCCGGCCGAGCGGGAGCACGTGCGGACGCTCGCCGCCGAGCTGGGCCTGCTCGTCACCGGCTCGTCGGATTTCCACGGCACCCACAAGACCGTCCAGCTCGGAGCGTTCAGCACCAGCATCGACGCGTACGAGCGGATCATCGCCGAAGGGGTGACCGAGGTCGCTTCCGGCTGA
- a CDS encoding 5-formyltetrahydrofolate cyclo-ligase: MPEFSDEAEVARAAKRDARVELLARRRLLPGPARVAAAGRVQAELVALVRRLRPQRMTAYVPVGSEPGGADLPEVLRAALPADAELLLPVLLADLDLDWAAYTGPDDVIAAGRGIREPVGARLGVAAVADAELVVVPALAVDRHGRRLGRGGGSYDRALARVPEATLTVVPLHDGELVEALPAEPHDRRVRAVVTPADGVRTLDGGPGAAQGVAPHTSAGRTRAE; this comes from the coding sequence GTGCCGGAATTTTCTGATGAAGCAGAAGTGGCCCGTGCGGCGAAGCGGGACGCCCGCGTCGAGCTGCTCGCCCGCCGCCGGTTGCTGCCCGGTCCCGCCCGGGTCGCCGCCGCCGGGCGCGTGCAGGCCGAGCTGGTCGCGCTGGTACGCCGGCTGCGCCCGCAGAGGATGACGGCGTACGTGCCGGTCGGCTCCGAACCGGGCGGCGCCGACCTGCCGGAGGTGCTGCGGGCGGCACTGCCAGCCGACGCCGAGTTGCTGCTGCCGGTGCTCCTCGCCGACCTCGATCTGGACTGGGCGGCGTATACCGGGCCGGACGACGTGATCGCCGCGGGTCGGGGTATCCGAGAGCCTGTTGGTGCCCGTCTCGGGGTGGCCGCCGTGGCGGACGCGGAGCTGGTGGTCGTACCCGCTCTCGCGGTCGACCGCCACGGTCGACGGCTCGGACGCGGCGGCGGCTCGTACGACCGCGCACTCGCCCGGGTGCCCGAGGCGACGCTGACGGTGGTGCCTCTGCACGACGGCGAGCTGGTTGAGGCGCTGCCGGCGGAGCCGCACGACCGCCGTGTCCGCGCGGTCGTCACCCCTGCCGACGGGGTGCGTACGCTTGATGGCGGCCCGGGTGCGGCGCAGGGTGTCGCGCCCCACACGTCCGCTGGACGAACCCGGGCCGAATGA
- a CDS encoding oxygenase MpaB family protein — MDSDDLGLFGPGSVTWKVHEEPILIVAGLRSLYLQALHPRAMAGVAQNSNYRTDAWGRLVRTSTYVGTTVYGTTAEAEAAGARLRRLHARLRATDPLTGEEFRIDDPDLLRWVHVTEVESFLSTARRAGLPLSDDEVDGYYTEQRRSAALVGLDPATVPGTAAEVTDYYRTVRPQLRMTREAAETALFLTAPPLPWKLSLPARLGLTLGPPRWAYLGIAGTAFALLPAWARRMYGGLGLPTTALSADLSVRALRLAFTAVPRRYVEGPLMQAAKERAARHAATPLAG, encoded by the coding sequence GTGGACTCCGATGACCTCGGCCTCTTCGGTCCGGGTTCGGTCACGTGGAAGGTGCACGAGGAGCCGATCCTGATCGTCGCTGGCCTGCGCTCGCTCTACCTCCAGGCGTTGCACCCCCGGGCGATGGCCGGGGTCGCGCAGAACAGCAACTACCGCACCGATGCCTGGGGCCGCCTGGTCCGCACCAGCACCTACGTGGGGACCACCGTCTACGGGACGACCGCCGAGGCGGAGGCGGCGGGGGCCCGGCTGCGCCGGTTGCACGCCCGGCTGCGGGCCACCGACCCGCTCACCGGCGAGGAGTTCCGGATCGACGACCCGGACCTGCTGCGGTGGGTGCACGTCACCGAGGTCGAGTCGTTCCTCAGCACGGCCCGGCGTGCCGGGCTGCCGCTCAGCGACGACGAGGTGGACGGCTACTACACCGAGCAGCGCCGCTCCGCCGCCCTGGTCGGCCTGGACCCGGCCACCGTCCCGGGCACCGCGGCTGAGGTCACGGACTACTACCGCACCGTACGGCCGCAGTTGCGGATGACCCGGGAGGCCGCCGAGACGGCGCTCTTCCTCACCGCTCCGCCGCTGCCGTGGAAGCTCAGCCTGCCGGCCCGGTTGGGGCTCACCCTCGGCCCGCCGCGCTGGGCGTACCTGGGGATCGCCGGCACCGCGTTCGCACTGCTGCCGGCGTGGGCGCGCCGGATGTACGGCGGACTCGGTCTGCCTACCACCGCACTGTCGGCGGACCTGAGCGTGCGCGCACTGCGGCTCGCGTTCACTGCCGTCCCCCGTCGCTATGTGGAGGGACCGTTGATGCAGGCCGCCAAGGAGCGGGCCGCGCGCCACGCCGCTACTCCGCTGGCCGGCTGA
- a CDS encoding PH domain-containing protein — protein MGSPSGPPFDPDDPDRERRERDTEPIPRIGPDDGPGYGAGPSLSDGPSLSDDVGYGDGPGYAGQGRSGRAWIRDPESGYQPPQISEDELAGLRADATGSTPRRVLPLEDEPSSLVARYLFPTERYRGEWKRHWIHLTTPLLIGIAATFVLGYLSGFLAGQNVGALTTIAVLLWFAVMGWVAWKVADWWYDRFILTNKRVMVVAGLITRRVAMMPLVRVTDMKYEQTPTGRALNYGTFVLESAGQEQALREIKNLPNPNELYLRVVEEMYEPQAVEARLGKEADEAKADDGA, from the coding sequence ATGGGCAGCCCCTCCGGTCCACCCTTCGACCCGGACGACCCCGACCGGGAACGCCGCGAGCGTGACACCGAGCCGATCCCGCGGATCGGGCCTGATGACGGCCCGGGCTACGGGGCCGGGCCCAGCCTGTCCGACGGTCCGTCCCTTTCGGACGACGTCGGCTATGGCGACGGGCCCGGCTATGCCGGTCAGGGTCGTTCCGGGCGGGCGTGGATCCGCGATCCGGAGTCCGGCTACCAGCCGCCGCAGATCTCCGAGGACGAGCTGGCCGGGTTGCGTGCCGACGCGACCGGCTCGACCCCTCGGCGGGTGCTGCCACTGGAAGACGAGCCCAGCTCGTTGGTTGCCCGCTACCTCTTCCCCACCGAGCGCTACCGGGGTGAGTGGAAGCGGCACTGGATCCACCTCACCACCCCGCTGTTGATCGGCATCGCGGCGACCTTCGTGCTCGGCTACCTCTCCGGCTTTCTCGCCGGTCAGAACGTGGGCGCGCTGACCACCATCGCCGTGCTGCTCTGGTTCGCCGTGATGGGCTGGGTGGCCTGGAAGGTCGCAGACTGGTGGTATGACCGGTTCATCCTGACCAACAAGCGGGTCATGGTGGTCGCCGGCCTCATCACCCGCCGGGTCGCCATGATGCCGCTGGTCCGGGTCACCGACATGAAGTACGAGCAGACGCCGACCGGTCGAGCGCTCAACTACGGCACCTTCGTGCTGGAGTCCGCTGGCCAGGAGCAGGCGCTCCGCGAGATCAAGAACCTGCCCAACCCCAACGAGCTGTACCTGCGCGTGGTCGAGGAGATGTACGAGCCGCAGGCGGTCGAGGCCCGGCTCGGCAAGGAGGCCGACGAGGCCAAGGCCGACGACGGCGCGTGA
- a CDS encoding Fur family transcriptional regulator: protein MSGTEELLRSKGLRVTRPRLAVLDVLAGGGHLEVDEITRRVRERLDSVSTQAVYDVLGALSRAGLSRRIEPAGGPARYEARVGDNHHHVVCRGCGEIADIDCAVGSAPCLEPNVAHGFEVDEAEVTFWGLCPSCRARRSADV, encoded by the coding sequence ATGTCCGGTACCGAGGAGCTCCTGCGATCGAAGGGCCTGCGTGTCACGCGGCCACGCCTCGCGGTGCTCGACGTGCTGGCCGGCGGCGGCCACCTGGAGGTCGACGAGATCACCCGGCGGGTCCGCGAACGCCTCGACTCGGTCTCCACCCAGGCGGTCTACGACGTGCTGGGTGCGCTGTCCCGGGCCGGGCTGTCCCGGCGGATCGAGCCGGCCGGCGGTCCTGCCCGCTACGAGGCACGCGTGGGCGACAACCACCACCATGTGGTCTGCCGGGGCTGCGGCGAGATCGCCGACATCGACTGCGCGGTGGGCAGCGCCCCGTGCCTGGAGCCGAACGTGGCGCACGGGTTCGAGGTGGACGAGGCGGAAGTGACCTTCTGGGGCCTCTGCCCGAGCTGCCGGGCCCGCCGCTCCGCCGACGTCTGA
- a CDS encoding flagellar biosynthesis protein FlgA, whose amino-acid sequence MGDPDSARALRPLRRPTLPGGRTLLRAGLVATLLGLAAAVLHTPSSCPPTTAPSEASAGADRTAGQVDEVGPADPHRTGSTDPGRADPDGPGPTDADRAGPTDGSGTAGPPPSGATDESGAPAASGRTRALPLPNGAVGVPVRLAEPAALAVVRPGARVDLLAAAPGGAGSEATVLAPAALVLDVLGAGTTDGTSALYLALRPDQAQRTVGLPEGTRFAIVVRS is encoded by the coding sequence ATGGGTGATCCAGACTCCGCGCGGGCGTTGCGTCCGCTGCGCCGGCCCACCCTGCCCGGCGGACGCACCCTGCTCCGGGCCGGCCTGGTTGCCACGCTGCTCGGTCTGGCCGCCGCCGTTCTGCACACCCCGAGCAGTTGCCCGCCGACCACCGCGCCCTCCGAGGCATCCGCGGGAGCAGACCGCACGGCCGGGCAGGTCGACGAGGTCGGGCCGGCCGACCCCCACAGGACAGGCTCCACCGATCCGGGGCGGGCCGACCCCGACGGGCCAGGCCCCACCGACGCCGACAGGGCAGGCCCCACCGACGGAAGCGGAACGGCCGGGCCACCGCCGTCCGGCGCGACCGACGAAAGCGGCGCGCCCGCCGCGAGCGGAAGGACCAGGGCGCTGCCGCTGCCGAACGGCGCTGTCGGGGTGCCGGTCCGGTTGGCCGAGCCGGCCGCGCTGGCGGTGGTCCGCCCCGGAGCCCGGGTCGATTTGCTCGCGGCGGCGCCGGGTGGGGCAGGCAGCGAGGCAACGGTGCTCGCTCCCGCAGCGCTGGTGCTGGACGTGCTGGGTGCCGGCACGACCGACGGGACCTCGGCGCTCTATCTGGCACTCCGCCCCGACCAGGCACAACGCACCGTCGGGCTCCCCGAGGGCACCCGGTTCGCCATCGTCGTCCGCAGCTGA
- a CDS encoding RecB family exonuclease, whose translation MRRSSSAGRPAAGGRAPKQRAGDAEQLGFEGMPERLFVCTPSKLGAYADCPRRYRYSYVDRPAPPKGPPWAHNSLGASVHTALKNWYALPADRRRPEALATLLKGTWVREGYRDDEQERAAYRRALGWLEAYVETLEPDTDPLGVERVVAVKTAVLAFNGRTDRIDSRPGPEGPELVIVDYKTGRTGLDTDDARGSQALALYAYAAERVFRRPCRRVELHHLPTGTVAGHDHTVESLARQLTRAEETARDIMAAERAVADGADADEAFPVAPSSRCGWCDFRRHCPAGAQVPGKEPWAAMDRPADG comes from the coding sequence GTGCGACGATCCTCCTCAGCGGGCCGACCCGCCGCCGGCGGCCGGGCCCCGAAACAGCGCGCCGGCGACGCCGAGCAGCTCGGCTTCGAAGGCATGCCGGAGCGGCTGTTCGTGTGCACCCCGAGCAAGCTCGGCGCGTACGCGGACTGCCCACGCCGCTACCGTTACTCCTACGTCGACCGGCCGGCCCCGCCCAAGGGCCCGCCATGGGCGCACAACTCGCTCGGCGCCAGCGTGCACACCGCTCTCAAAAACTGGTATGCGCTGCCCGCTGACCGACGCCGCCCCGAAGCCTTGGCCACCCTGCTCAAGGGCACCTGGGTCCGCGAGGGCTACCGCGACGACGAGCAGGAGCGGGCCGCCTACCGGCGGGCGTTGGGTTGGTTGGAGGCGTACGTCGAGACGCTGGAGCCGGATACCGACCCGCTCGGCGTGGAGCGGGTGGTGGCGGTCAAGACCGCCGTGCTGGCGTTCAACGGCCGCACCGACCGGATCGACTCGCGGCCCGGGCCGGAGGGGCCGGAGCTGGTCATCGTCGACTACAAGACCGGTCGCACCGGGCTGGACACGGACGACGCCCGGGGCTCGCAGGCGTTGGCGCTCTACGCGTACGCGGCCGAGCGGGTGTTCCGCCGACCGTGCCGTCGGGTGGAGCTGCACCACCTGCCGACCGGCACGGTCGCCGGCCACGACCACACCGTCGAGTCGCTGGCCCGGCAGTTGACCCGCGCGGAGGAGACGGCCCGCGACATCATGGCCGCCGAACGGGCGGTCGCGGACGGCGCCGACGCGGACGAGGCGTTCCCGGTGGCACCCAGCTCGCGCTGTGGCTGGTGCGACTTTCGCCGGCACTGCCCGGCCGGCGCGCAGGTGCCGGGCAAGGAGCCGTGGGCGGCCATGGACCGCCCCGCCGACGGTTGA
- a CDS encoding MarC family protein, translated as MDLKLFGEVFVTLLVITDPPGMMPIFLALTGPLPARDRNRAAWQAVTLALGVIVVFAVAGQTLLDYLHVDLPALQAAGGLLLVLVALELLTGKTDGPSSDATSNIALVPLGTPLLAGPGAIVATMLFVQQADGLGDFTAIAVAILAVMLAVWIVLRFSGGIVKILRPGGIEVLTRIAGLLLAAIAVQLIADAVFAFVTQYVNMT; from the coding sequence GTGGATCTGAAGCTGTTCGGCGAGGTTTTCGTGACCCTGCTGGTGATCACTGACCCGCCGGGCATGATGCCGATCTTCCTGGCGTTGACCGGCCCGCTGCCCGCCCGCGACCGCAATCGGGCGGCCTGGCAGGCCGTCACGCTGGCGTTGGGCGTGATCGTGGTCTTCGCGGTGGCGGGGCAGACCCTGCTGGACTACCTGCACGTGGACCTGCCAGCGTTGCAGGCCGCCGGTGGGCTGCTGCTCGTACTCGTCGCCCTGGAGCTGCTGACCGGTAAGACCGACGGCCCGAGCTCGGACGCCACCTCGAACATCGCGCTGGTGCCGCTGGGCACCCCGTTGCTGGCCGGTCCGGGCGCCATCGTTGCCACCATGCTCTTCGTCCAGCAGGCCGACGGGCTGGGTGACTTCACCGCCATCGCCGTGGCGATCCTCGCCGTGATGCTCGCGGTCTGGATCGTGCTGCGCTTCTCCGGTGGCATCGTGAAGATCCTGCGTCCCGGCGGGATCGAGGTGCTGACCCGGATCGCCGGCCTGCTGCTGGCCGCGATCGCCGTGCAGCTCATCGCCGACGCGGTGTTCGCCTTCGTCACGCAGTACGTCAACATGACCTGA
- a CDS encoding DUF6758 family protein, whose translation MSCPRCGGPVRAPDLMHTDSRCLRCGPVPPLHVPEHIGAEIVASVVERITATGDPPVTPLWCPWPLPPGWTLTGVAYAGDERTGVRATAVALAGPAPLGGGPADLVFVAEEPGVGLGTRLAGLTGPDPGPELADALTDPGPGHPDHVGQARIRVGGHPTPLWLVNSPTDRSAYAGEARGMWLHAIAWPASAGHLLAEDVVLHDLTEWTPPELVYGAPSPFLPGRA comes from the coding sequence GTGAGTTGTCCGAGATGCGGGGGCCCGGTGCGGGCGCCGGATCTGATGCACACCGACTCGAGGTGTCTGCGCTGCGGCCCGGTGCCGCCGCTGCACGTGCCTGAGCACATCGGAGCGGAGATCGTGGCGAGCGTGGTGGAGCGGATCACCGCGACCGGGGATCCGCCGGTGACGCCGCTGTGGTGCCCGTGGCCGCTGCCGCCCGGCTGGACCCTCACCGGCGTGGCGTACGCCGGGGACGAACGGACCGGAGTGCGGGCGACCGCGGTGGCTCTCGCGGGCCCGGCGCCCCTCGGTGGTGGTCCGGCCGACCTGGTCTTCGTGGCCGAGGAGCCGGGCGTCGGCCTGGGCACCCGGCTCGCCGGACTGACCGGCCCGGACCCGGGGCCGGAACTGGCGGACGCGCTGACCGATCCGGGGCCGGGTCACCCCGACCACGTGGGGCAGGCCAGGATCCGGGTCGGCGGGCACCCGACTCCACTGTGGTTGGTGAATTCTCCGACGGATCGAAGCGCGTACGCCGGCGAGGCTCGGGGAATGTGGCTCCATGCGATAGCCTGGCCGGCGAGTGCGGGTCACCTGCTCGCGGAAGACGTCGTGCTACACGACCTGACCGAGTGGACTCCGCCCGAGCTCGTGTACGGCGCACCATCCCCGTTCTTACCCGGTAGGGCTTGA
- a CDS encoding SigE family RNA polymerase sigma factor, which translates to MASKDSLEEQFREFVAARSAALLRTAYLLTGDWATAEDLLQTALTKTYLAWKRLGGIEAVEPYARRVMVNTSTSWWRRRWHGERPTEVLPERAGVDEIEQQLDRDLLWRHLRALPVRQRAVLVLRYYEDMSEAQTAAMLDISPGTVKSQSSRALATLRRRMGADAPDLAAAAGTAGKSAAAGTAGQPAAAGVARPRGSGAPSGQVPTTGAAATLRPRQTAGRPVPRPATPRPAAPRPIGPQVVLPPAPAAVPVGTRSGEQQ; encoded by the coding sequence GTGGCGAGCAAGGACTCGTTGGAGGAGCAGTTCCGCGAGTTCGTCGCGGCCCGCTCCGCCGCGCTCCTACGCACTGCTTACCTGCTCACCGGGGACTGGGCCACGGCCGAAGATCTGCTCCAGACGGCGCTGACCAAGACCTACCTCGCATGGAAGCGGCTCGGTGGCATCGAGGCGGTCGAGCCGTACGCCCGGCGTGTAATGGTGAACACGTCGACGAGTTGGTGGCGGCGGCGCTGGCACGGTGAACGCCCGACCGAGGTGCTGCCCGAGCGGGCCGGTGTCGACGAGATCGAGCAGCAGCTTGACCGTGACCTGCTCTGGCGGCATCTCAGGGCGCTGCCCGTCCGGCAGCGGGCGGTTTTGGTACTGCGCTACTACGAGGACATGTCGGAGGCGCAGACCGCCGCGATGCTGGACATTTCACCGGGCACCGTGAAGAGCCAGTCGTCCCGAGCGCTGGCCACGCTGCGCCGCCGGATGGGCGCCGACGCACCGGACCTGGCTGCCGCAGCCGGCACCGCCGGGAAATCGGCCGCAGCCGGCACTGCCGGCCAGCCGGCCGCAGCCGGTGTCGCCCGGCCACGGGGCTCGGGTGCCCCGAGCGGACAGGTCCCCACCACCGGTGCTGCCGCGACGCTGCGACCCCGGCAGACGGCTGGCCGACCCGTGCCACGCCCGGCCACTCCCCGCCCAGCCGCGCCGCGTCCGATCGGCCCGCAGGTCGTGCTGCCCCCCGCCCCGGCGGCCGTGCCCGTCGGCACGCGCTCCGGGGAGCAGCAGTGA